In the genome of Rhodoplanes sp. Z2-YC6860, one region contains:
- a CDS encoding Flp family type IVb pilin, whose product MTVETLCDRARHSLTRFRADENGTTAIEYAIVAAGVAVAVVGVVNGVGSTLKSTFYDKIALLFP is encoded by the coding sequence ATGACAGTCGAGACACTCTGCGATCGCGCACGGCACAGCCTGACGCGCTTTCGAGCCGATGAAAACGGCACCACTGCCATCGAATACGCGATCGTCGCAGCAGGCGTCGCCGTCGCCGTTGTCGGCGTGGTGAACGGCGTCGGATCGACGCTCAAAAGCACATTCTACGACAAGATCGCCTTGCTGTTTCCGTAG